A window from Cryptomeria japonica chromosome 1, Sugi_1.0, whole genome shotgun sequence encodes these proteins:
- the LOC131072477 gene encoding mitogen-activated protein kinase kinase kinase 20-like: MGTKSNACRWLRGSTIGAGAFGTVSLAINNSNAELFAVKSMAASSVSCLEHEFDILNSLDSPYTVRCLGMEYSNENGVEMCNLMMEYMPGGSLGDLLSKFGGQLDESVIRRYTSGILHGLDYLHRQGIVHCDIKGKNVLVGSAGVVKLGDFGSARRKEEKGQISVLRGTPLWMAPEVVNQVEQGPPSDIWSLGCTVVEMATGRPPWTNASNPLAALYRIGCTDELPELPARLSPQGQDFLDKCFRRDPKQRWTAAQLLEHPFLSQIDSCSETEAKGAPLSPTSTLDFGSPDWDSASSSSVPILSLPVARPCAKAEAEEEKESVKRPSFSAKNRLAALAASGERPDWCASPSSEQWIVVRSNSSLSKTRNSSAEMECNYRLESRNQGMESCVTSAVEDSEAREFHCKFEQPSKAITEVLIVDQVPELYRNNTKFHDRAIGREHLCPSGTNHWGHCCFLFVNKHCPQKSVSGQLCFSFITETPRDFISQLISIHIIWLHACAFYYFRWSN; encoded by the coding sequence ATGGGAACCAAAAGCAACGCATGCAGATGGTTAAGGGGCAGCACTATTGGAGCTGGAGCTTTTGGCACAGTTAGCCTCGCCATTAACAACTCTAATGCCGAGCTCTTCGCAGTGAAGTCCATGGCAGCGAGCTCTGTTTCTTGTTTAGAACATGAATTCGACATTCTCAATTCTTTGGACTCTCCATACACCGTGCGCTGCCTGGGAATGGAGTATAGCAATGAGAATGGTGTGGAGATGTGTAATTTGATGATGGAGTACATGCCAGGCGGCAGCTTGGGAGACCTGCTGAGTAAATTTGGCGGACAGTTGGACGAATCAGTGATCAGAAGATACACTTCTGGCATCCTCCATGGATTAGATTACCTCCACAGGCAGGGGATTGTGCACTGTGATATCAAGGGAAAGAATGTGCTTGTGGGAAGCGCTGGCGTTGTCAAGCTTGGTGACTTTGGCTCTGCCAGGAGGAAAGAGGAAAAGGGGCAAATAAGTGTTTTAAGGGGCACCCCATTGTGGATGGCACCAGAAGTGGTGAATCAGGTAGAGCAGGGGCCGCCTTCAGATATTTGGTCTTTGGGCTGCACTGTGGTGGAGATGGCCACTGGGAGGCCGCCTTGGACCAACGCTTCGAATCCCCTTGCAGCGCTCTATCGAATAGGTTGCACAGACGAATTGCCAGAGTTACCCGCCCGTCTTTCGCCTCAAGGTCAGGATTTTCTAGACAAGTGCTTCCGTAGGGATCCCAAGCAGAGGTGGACCGCTGCACAGCTGTTGGAACATCCTTTTCTCTCTCAGATCGACAGCTGTTCTGAGACAGAGGCGAAAGGGGCTCCTCTGTCTCCTACCAGTACTTTGGATTTTGGGAGCCCTGATTGGGATTCTGCCTCTTCTTCTAGTGTACCAATTTTGTCTCTGCCCGTTGCAAGGCCTTGTGCGAAAGCTGAGGCAGAGGAGGAAAAGGAATCCGTCAAGAGACCTTCATTTTCAGCCAAGAACAGATTGGCGGCATTAGCCGCTAGCGGTGAGAGGCCTGATTGGTGTGCAAGCCCCTCAAGTGAGCAGTGGATTGTGGTGAGATCCAACTCCTCCTTGTCAAAAACAAGAAATAGCTCCGCAGAGATGGAATGCAATTACAGGTTAGAAAGCAGGAATCAGGGAATGGAGAGTTGTGTAACATCAGCTGTAGAGGACTCGGAAGCAAGGGAGTTTCATTGTAAATTTGAGCAGCCTTCAAAAGCCATAACAGAGGTTTTGATTGTTGATCAGGTTCCTGAATTGTATAGAAATAATACCAAATTTCATGACAGGGCAATAGGAAGAGAACATCTGTGCCCTTCCGGTACAAATCATTGGGGTCACTGTTGTTTTCTGTTTGTTAATAAACATTGCCCCCAAAAGTCTGTAAGTGGGCAATTGTGCTTCAGTTTTATTACTGAAACCCCTCGTGATTTTATTTCACAGTTAATATCAATTCATATTATTTGGCTACACGCGTGTGCATTTTATTATTTTAGGTGGTCCAATTAA
- the LOC131858584 gene encoding ethylene-responsive transcription factor ERF088-like codes for MDRLLVQLGSQEFGEEKQQTQLPKLKLNKFNYRRKKNRYMGVRKRPWDRYAAEIRDPKSKRRRWLDTFDTAKEATNSYDITTTSMKSSSKLDKLLTQATNIMQDPFSNYDRTNSGDVLEDSDHVDKGTGTY; via the coding sequence ATGGATAGATTGCTAGTGCAGTTAGGTTCTCAAGAGTTTGGAGAAGAAAAACAACAAACTCAGCTTCCAAAATTGAAATTGAATAAATTTAACTATCGCAGAAAGAAAAATAGATACATGGGTGTTAGGAAACGTCCATGGGATCGATATGCTGCAGAAATTAGAGACCCTAAATCTAAGAGACGCCGATGGCTTGACACATTTGATACAGCTAAAGAAGCAACTAATTCTTATGACATAACAACTACATCAATGAAATCGAGTTCCAAACTAGACAAATTGTTGACTCAAGCTACAAACATAATGCAAGATCCATTCTCTAATTATGACAGGACAAATTCAGGAGATGTATTAGAGGACAGTGACCATGTGGACAAAGGTACGGGCACATATTAA